The Bradyrhizobium sp. CCBAU 051011 DNA segment GGACATGGACGGTAGTCGTAAACGTCCGTGATCGAGTTCAGTCCGGCAGGACGCCGCTCCCGCCAGCGTGACGCGCTGCAAGTCGTACCGCGTGAACCTGGCAGGTGCGCGCCGCGACCAAGCGGGTGGAAGGGAGCGCGACACGCATCAGTCGAAGCGCTCGATCGCGCGGAATGATCCCATGACGCTGTCCGGACACCTGAACTTCCGCAAGATCGCGGCCCTCGTCGCCGCCGCCGGCACTCTGTTCTGGATCTATACCTTCCATGCGATCTACCCGACGCCTGGCAGCGACGGCGGTTTTCATCTGATAGCTATTCTTCTGCTTAGTGCGATCTTCGGAATATTCTTTCTGCCGGCGTGGTTCCTCGTCGCCATCGGTCGGTTGCCGAAATTAGCCACCGCCTGGGGCCTGTGCGGCCTGATCGCATTCGCGGTGATCTGGACGGACTTCTGACGGAATTTCCGAAATCCTCGTTCTTCTCAGGCTTCCGGAGCCTCGTCCGCCGCGGCCAGCCGTTCGGCTTCGGCGATGTCATCCACCGTGTTCGCATTGAAGAAGGGATCGAGCGGCTCGGTCCGCCAGGCCACAGTGGCAAGCTTATAGCGCGCGGTCCAGCGGTCGATTTTCCTGATGTCCTCGACGACAAGCGCATGGCGCAACTCGTCGCGCAAGGCGACGCTCCATAACCCGATGACCGGATGCGATTGGCCGCTGGAAGCGGCGACCGCGAGCTCTGCATTTTCATCAATCAGCGCCTGATGCAGGCGCGAGGCCAGATCGCGCGGCAGGAACGGACAGTCCGCGGCTGCGCTCAGCACCAGAGCCACCTCGGGCCGGTTCGCCGCCATCCAGTCAAGCGCGGCCAGGATGCCGGCGAGGGGGCCAGGGAAATCGGCGACGCCGTCGGCGATCACCGGTAGCCCGAACGCAGCGAAGCGGGCGGGATCGCCGTTGGCATTGAGGATCAATCCGTCGCATTGCGGCGCAAGCCGCGCGATCACGCGATCGAGGATGGTGCGACCGGCGATCGTGCGCATCGCCTTGTCGCCGCCGCCCATCCGCCGCGCCAGCCCGCCGGCAAGCAGAACGCCAGGAATCTTACTCGTCACGTTCTTCGCCCTTGCGCTTGTGCCGCGCGGATTCCTCCTCGACATAGTCGAGGTTCTGATCGAACACGATCCGCTCCTGTCCCGACAATACGATGAAGCGTTTGCCCCTCGTGCGGCCAACCAATGTCAGTCCGACCTGCCGCGCCAGTTCGACACCCCACGCCGTAAAGCCCGAGCGCGAGACCAGAATGGGAATGCCCATCCGCACCGTCTTGATCACCATCTCGGAGGTCAGGCGGCCGGTGGTGTAGAGGATCTTGTCGGCGGGATCGACGCCGTGGCGATAGATCCAGCCCGCGATCTTGTCGACGGCGTTGTGGCGGCCGACGTCTTCGGTGTAGCAGACGGGCGTGCCTTCCTTGCACAGCACGCAGCCATGGATCGCGCCGGCTTCCAGATAGAGCGAGGGCATAGTATTTATCGTACGCGTCATCTCGTAGAGCCAGGAAGTACGCAACTCGGCCTTCGGCAGCGCCACGCTTTCGACGGCTTCGAGCAGATCGCCGAATGCGGTGCCCTGTGCGCAGCCTGAAGTCTGCGTACGCTTCTTCAGCTTGGCCTCAAAATTGGTGTGATGCTCGGTGCGAACCACCACCACCTGCAGGTCGTCGTGATATTCGACCTCGGTGACGACATCGTCGTACTTCAGCATGTTCTGGTTCAGGAGGTAGCCGAGCGCCAGATACTCCGGATAGTCGCCGATCGTCATCATGGTGACGATCTCCTGCGCGTTCAGGTACAGCGTCAGCGGCCGCTCCACCGGCACCCGGATTTCGACCGCAGCACCCGTCTGGTCGGTTCCGGCAACGCGCTCCGTCAGCCGCGGATCCTCAGGATTCGGCACGATCAGGGGGGCGGGCGCTTTTTCCATCTTCATCATAGGATACAGCGTAGCATGACATTATCTGTAGGCTGATATAAGCACCGGAGCTAGCAAGTCACGGTTTACTCCGTCATGGCCGGGCTTGTCCCGGCCATCCACGTCTTTCTTTCGGCGATAGAACCAAGACGTGGATGCCCGGGATCAGCCCGGGCATGACGATCCATGAAGAACTGCCGGCGGAGAACGTAATGAAAGTAATAGGCCTCGCGGGATGGAGCGGCGCCGGCAAGACCACCTTGCTGACGCGGGCGATCCCGCAATTCGCAAAACAGGGGCTACGGGTCTCCGTCATCAAGCACGCCCATCATGCCTTCGATGTCGACGTGCCCGGCAAGGATTCCTGGCGGCACCGCGAGGCCGGCGCGGCCGAAGTTCTGGTGTCGTCCGGCCGGCGCTGGGCGCTGATGCATGAGCTGCGCGGCGCGCATGAACCGCGACTGCCGGAACTGCTGGCGAAGATGTCGCCGGTGGATCTCGTCGTCGTCGAGGGCTTCAAGCGCGAGCCGCATCGCAAGATCGAGGTCTATCGCGCCGCGAATGAAAAGCCGCTGCTGTTCCCCGACGATCCCGGCATTGTCGGCATCGCGACCGATACGGCGGTTGAAACCAAGCTGCCGACTGCCCATCTCGACGATATCGAGGCCGTGGCCGCGATGATGTTGCGGTCGGCGATCTCGCTCGAAGACGTGCTGGCCAAATGCGAAGCTGAGGGCTGATCAGGCACATGGCGCAATTGTCCGACGATTGCTTTGCCTTCGGCGGTCCGATGATGTCGGTCGATGAGGCCGTGGGCCTCATCGCCACGCGCGTGACGCCGGTCGTGGATATCGAGACGGTAGCGCTCGCCGGCGCCGATGGCCGCATTCTTGCGCATGAAATGTTGGCGCCACTGCCGCTGCCGCCCTTCACCAATTCCGCCGTCGATGGCTATGCGGTTTCAAGTCGCGACCTGCCGCAGAACGACGAACAGGCATTTGCTATTGTCGGCCGCGTCCAGGCGGGCAGTTCCGCATCCGCACCGCTCAAGCCGGGGCACGCGATGCGCATTTTCACCGGCGCGCCGATGCCCGAAGGCGCCGACACCGTGTTTATGCAGGAGGACGTCCGCGTCGACGGCGACAAGGTCGTGCTTCCCGCCGGCCTCAAGCCCGGCGCCAATGTACGCCCCGCGGGCGAGGATATCCCTTCAGGCTTTGCGGCCTTGCAGCCCGGCCAGCGGCTGCGGCCGCAGGATGTCGCGCTTGCCGCGGCGTTCGGCCTGACCGAGCTCGATGTCGTCAGGCGCCTGCGCGTCGCCGTGTTCTCCACGGGCAACGAGATCGCTTCGCCCGGCGAAGCGCGCGCCGCGGCGCAACTATTCGACTCCAACCGCTTCATGCTGATGGCGATGTTGTCGCGACTCGGCTGCGACGTCAGCGATCTCGGCATCATCAGGGACGATCGCGCTTCGCTGGCCCGCGCGCTGCAGGAGGTCGCCGGCAGCCATGATTTGATCCTTACAACCGGCGGCGTCTCGACCGGCGAGGAGGATCATGTCAAGGCAAGCGTCGAAAGCGTCGGCCGGCTGGTGCTGTGGCGGATGGCGATCAAGCCGGGACGGCCCGTCGCGATGGGCATCATCAACGGCACCCCCTTCATCGGATTGCCGGGCAATCCGGTGGCGAGTTTTGTCACTTTCGTTCACGTGGTGCGGCCGACCATCCTGGCGCTTTCGGGCGGGCGGCCGGAGCCGATTTTGCCGATGCCGGTTCGCGCCGCCTTCAGTTACAAGAAGAAGATCTCACGCCGTGAATATGTTCGCGTCAGCTTGCGCAAGGCGACCGACGGCGGGCTGGAGGCGGTGAAGTTTCCGCGCGAAGGCGCCGGGCTTTTGTCGTCGCTGGCGGACACCGACGGCCTAGTCGAACTCGGCGAAGACGTCACGCAGGTTACGCCCGGCCAGACGGTCGGGTTCCTGTCCTATGCAAGCCTGATCAACTGAGTCCGTTGACGATGCAGGCCCCCTTCGCCATGGTCGGCGCATGACGACGACAAAACTCGATCTCGCCGGACTGAAATGCCCGCTGCCGGCCCTAAAGACGCGCAAGGCACTGAAGACGCTGCCGCCGGGCGACCGGTTGGAAGTGCTCTGCACCGATCCGCTGTCGGTGATCGATATCCCGAATCTCATTCGCGAGACCGGCGACAAGGTCGAAATCACCGAGCGCAGCCAGGACCGCATTGTTTTCTTGATAGAAAAAGCAAATGGGTCAATAGAAAAGGCGAATGCCTGAGCAGTGAGGGCCGCACGCGTCAATTAGACGAGTTCACTGCGGCGCGTGATTGCCGGGTGCGACAATCGGACCTACAACTCCCGGCATGAACCTCCCGACATCGAAGGCGAGTGCGGCGATATCCCCTGCGGACGAACCGGCGGCCAAGCCAGGCAAATCGGCTGGCGGCCCCGAGTTCGGCGCGCTGGCGCAGGCCTCGATCCTGATCGTCGACGACGAGCCCGGAATGCGCAATTTTCTGGTGCGCACGCTGGGGCCGCGCTGCAAGCACGTGGAAGAGGCCGCCGATACTGACGAAGCCTCGCGCAAGCTCGACAAAAATCGATTCGACGTCGTCATCCTCGACAACATCATGCCGGGCAAGAACGGTGTCGACTGGCTGGCGGAGCAGCGGGCCGTCGGCTTCTTTGCCGACGCCATCCTGATCACGGCCTACGCCGATCTCGACACCGCGATCCAGGCGCTGCGCGCCGGTGCGGTCGATTTCGTGTTGAAACCGTTTCGCTCGAACCAGATCCTGAACGCTGTGGCCCGCTGCCTCGACCGTGTCAGGCTGCAGCGCGAGAATTATGTTCTTCGCTATGCGCTGCGCGCATCCTCCGACCGCACCTTCCTGCGTGACAATCTGATCGGAGAATCGCCGGCGGCCCGAAGCGTGCGGGAAACCATCGCCCGTGTTGCCCGCCTGCCGACGTCGATCCTGCTCACCGGTGAATCCGGCACCGGCAAGGAAGTTGCCGCGCGCTCGATTCATTCGCTGTCCGACCGCGCCGACAAGCCGTTCGTGCCGGTGAACTGCGCGGCGATTCCGCCTGAAATGATCGAGGGCGAGCTGTTCGGCCACATCAAGGGCGCCTTCACCGGCGCGGACAGCGGCCGCGAGGGTCTGTTCCTCTATGCCCATGGCGGCACGCTGTTCCTCGATGAAATCGGCGAACTGCCGCTGCCGATGCAGAGCAAGTTGCTCCGCGTGCTGGAGGACCGCCGCGTCCGTCCCGTCGGCTCCGAGCGTGAAGTGCCGGTCGACCTTCGCCTCATCTTTGCGACCAATGCCGATCTGCAGAAGGAAGTGGAGAGGGGGCGCTTCCGTGCCGATCTGTATTACCGCCTCAACGTCATGCAGATTCATCTGCCGCTGTTGAAGGATCGCGGCGATGACGTGCAGGAACTCGCCACCATTTTCATGAACAAGCTCTCGATACAGCTCGGCATGCCGCCGGTTGCGATCGACAGCTCAGTGCGCGCCGCACTGGCGAGTTACGATTGGCCGGGCAATGTGCGCGAGTTGCGCAATCTGATCGAGCGCGCCTTGATCCTCGGCGCGTTCCCGGACGATTTCGCCGGGCCGCCGCGCAATGACGGGCAGGCCGCCAGCGCTGACAGTCTCGCGGATCTGGAGCGTCGGCACATTCTTTCGGTGCTGAAGGAGACCGGCGGTAACCGCGAGGAGGCGGCGCGGCGGCTCGGCATCTCGCGCAAGACAATCGATCGCAAACTTGCGTTATGGAATGGCTGACCGGGCAGGCAGCATCGACGCGCCGGTACGCGGGCAATCCGTCCGCTTCCGCCTGCTTGCCATTGCACTGCTGCCGATGCTGGTCATCCTGCCGCTTCTGCTTGGCGTAGCCATCTATCGCTGGAATGCGAGATTTGACGCCACGCTGATTTCGAAGGTGAACGGCGATCTCACCATCGCGCATCAATATCTCGCCCGCATTCTGGAAAAGACCGGTGTTCAGATCCGAGGGCTCAGTCTCTCGTTCCGCTTCCGCGAGGTGGAAGAGCGTGAAACCCTCGCCGCCGTGGTGGATTTGCTCGAACAGTCCCGTAAGGAGATCGGCCTCGACTTTCTCTATCTGATGGACGCCGCTGGCAAGGTCGTCGCCTCGTCACCCCCGCTCAAGGGTGCGCCGAGGGCCGACTGGCCGATCATCAGGTCGGCATTGTCGGGCGAATCCATGTCGACGGGCATCGACATCTTTACCAACGACGAACTTGCGGCGATCTCGCCCGCGCTGGCCGAGCGGGCGCGTCTCGATCTGGTGCCGACGCCAAACGCGGTGCCGACCGATCGCAGCACGGACACGAGCGGCATGGTGGTGCATGCTGCTGCCCGCGCAACGGCGCCCGGAGGAGGGCCGGCCGCGCTGGTCGGCGGGATTCTGCTGAACCAGAATCTCGAGTTCATCGATACGATCAACGACCTTGTCTATCGCGAAGCGAGCCTGCCCGAGGGCAGCCAGGGCACGGCGACGCTGTTTCTCGACGACGTGCGGATATCGACCAATGTCCGCCTGTTCGAGGGACGGCGCGCGCTCGGAACGCGGGTGTCGGCGGCAGTCCGTTCGGCGGTGCTGGGGGAAGGGCGTACCTGGCTGGACAGCGCTTTCGTCGTCAACGACTGGTACATCTCGGCCTACGAGCCGCTGGTCGACACCTATGGCAAGCGCGTCGGCATGCTCTATGTCGGATTTCTGCAGAAGCCGTTCAACGATGCGAAGTTCGAGACGCTCCTGATCATCGCGCTCGCCTTCATCGTGATCACGGGGGCGACGGTGCCGATTTTCCTGCGCTGGGCGCAATCGGTCTTCATGCCGCTCGAACGGGTCACGGCGACCATCGGCGAAGTCGAGAGCGGCAACCTGTCCGCCCGCACCAAACTGCCGGCGTCGGGCGATGAGATCGGCCGTGTGGCGGTTCACCTGGATACGCTGCTGGACCAGATTCAGGAGCGCGATCGCCAGTTGCGCGAGTGGAACGAGGAGCTGAACACGCGGGTCCGCGAGCGAACGCGGGACCTCGAGCATGCCAATCTGAAGCTGGAGGCGACGACCAAGCAGCTCATCATGTCCGAGAAGCTCGCCGCCATCGGCGAGATCACCGCGGGCGTGGCGCATGAGATCAACAATCCCATCGCGGTGATGCAGGGCAATCTCGACGTCATCCGCAGCGTGATCGGCGCCGACGTCGACAAGGCCAAGGTCGAGTTCCGGCTGCTGGATGAGCAGATCCACCGCATCAGCCAGATCGTCATGAAACTTCTCCAGTTCGCCCGGCCGGAGGAATATGCCGGCTATGTCGAGCGCCATGCGCCGGGAAGCGTCGTGCTGGATTGCTTGCCGCTGGTCCAGCATCTCCTGAACAAGACCGAAATCAATGTCGTGCGGGAAGATCGGGCGAGCCGCCTGGTCCTGATGAACCGCACGGAGTTACAGCAGGTCGTGATCAACCTGATCGTCAACGCCATCCACGCCATGCCCGACGGCGGCACGTTAACTCTCCGCTCCTTCGACGCCGATCGCGATGGGAACCCGGGCATTGCAATCGAAGTGGCCGACACCGGCATCGGCATGAGCGCGGACATCATGGAGAAGGTGTTCGACCCCTTCTTCACATCTAAGCGCCGCGAAGGCACCGGCCTTGGCCTATCGATCAGCCAGACGCTGGTGAAGCGCCAGCGCGGCCAGATCACCGTCGAAAGCCAGATCGGCTCGGGGAGCACATTCCGCTGTGGCTGCCGGAAGCGAGCTGATCGGACATTTTGTCCGGAGGCGGTCTGGACATTTTGTCCGCCGACGCGGGAGCCATCCCGCTAAGTGATTGATTTTCTGTATCGCGCCATTTGGCACGTCGATTGCTGTCTTTCCTTCTCGGGGAGTGGGGTGGGGAGGGCGCGATGACCGAGTGTTCGCTCGCAAAGTTGGCGACTGCGCAAACGCGTTCGGTTGCTTGCTGCTTTCCTGACCCGCTTGCGCCGCACTTCAAACGACTTTGCGTCGA contains these protein-coding regions:
- a CDS encoding sigma-54 dependent transcriptional regulator, producing the protein MNLPTSKASAAISPADEPAAKPGKSAGGPEFGALAQASILIVDDEPGMRNFLVRTLGPRCKHVEEAADTDEASRKLDKNRFDVVILDNIMPGKNGVDWLAEQRAVGFFADAILITAYADLDTAIQALRAGAVDFVLKPFRSNQILNAVARCLDRVRLQRENYVLRYALRASSDRTFLRDNLIGESPAARSVRETIARVARLPTSILLTGESGTGKEVAARSIHSLSDRADKPFVPVNCAAIPPEMIEGELFGHIKGAFTGADSGREGLFLYAHGGTLFLDEIGELPLPMQSKLLRVLEDRRVRPVGSEREVPVDLRLIFATNADLQKEVERGRFRADLYYRLNVMQIHLPLLKDRGDDVQELATIFMNKLSIQLGMPPVAIDSSVRAALASYDWPGNVRELRNLIERALILGAFPDDFAGPPRNDGQAASADSLADLERRHILSVLKETGGNREEAARRLGISRKTIDRKLALWNG
- a CDS encoding sulfurtransferase TusA family protein — protein: MTTTKLDLAGLKCPLPALKTRKALKTLPPGDRLEVLCTDPLSVIDIPNLIRETGDKVEITERSQDRIVFLIEKANGSIEKANA
- the mobB gene encoding molybdopterin-guanine dinucleotide biosynthesis protein B, with the protein product MKVIGLAGWSGAGKTTLLTRAIPQFAKQGLRVSVIKHAHHAFDVDVPGKDSWRHREAGAAEVLVSSGRRWALMHELRGAHEPRLPELLAKMSPVDLVVVEGFKREPHRKIEVYRAANEKPLLFPDDPGIVGIATDTAVETKLPTAHLDDIEAVAAMMLRSAISLEDVLAKCEAEG
- the glp gene encoding gephyrin-like molybdotransferase Glp, whose protein sequence is MAQLSDDCFAFGGPMMSVDEAVGLIATRVTPVVDIETVALAGADGRILAHEMLAPLPLPPFTNSAVDGYAVSSRDLPQNDEQAFAIVGRVQAGSSASAPLKPGHAMRIFTGAPMPEGADTVFMQEDVRVDGDKVVLPAGLKPGANVRPAGEDIPSGFAALQPGQRLRPQDVALAAAFGLTELDVVRRLRVAVFSTGNEIASPGEARAAAQLFDSNRFMLMAMLSRLGCDVSDLGIIRDDRASLARALQEVAGSHDLILTTGGVSTGEEDHVKASVESVGRLVLWRMAIKPGRPVAMGIINGTPFIGLPGNPVASFVTFVHVVRPTILALSGGRPEPILPMPVRAAFSYKKKISRREYVRVSLRKATDGGLEAVKFPREGAGLLSSLADTDGLVELGEDVTQVTPGQTVGFLSYASLIN
- the mobA gene encoding molybdenum cofactor guanylyltransferase MobA; the protein is MGGGDKAMRTIAGRTILDRVIARLAPQCDGLILNANGDPARFAAFGLPVIADGVADFPGPLAGILAALDWMAANRPEVALVLSAAADCPFLPRDLASRLHQALIDENAELAVAASSGQSHPVIGLWSVALRDELRHALVVEDIRKIDRWTARYKLATVAWRTEPLDPFFNANTVDDIAEAERLAAADEAPEA
- the fdhD gene encoding formate dehydrogenase accessory sulfurtransferase FdhD; this translates as MMKMEKAPAPLIVPNPEDPRLTERVAGTDQTGAAVEIRVPVERPLTLYLNAQEIVTMMTIGDYPEYLALGYLLNQNMLKYDDVVTEVEYHDDLQVVVVRTEHHTNFEAKLKKRTQTSGCAQGTAFGDLLEAVESVALPKAELRTSWLYEMTRTINTMPSLYLEAGAIHGCVLCKEGTPVCYTEDVGRHNAVDKIAGWIYRHGVDPADKILYTTGRLTSEMVIKTVRMGIPILVSRSGFTAWGVELARQVGLTLVGRTRGKRFIVLSGQERIVFDQNLDYVEEESARHKRKGEERDE